The Methylomicrobium lacus LW14 genome window below encodes:
- a CDS encoding efflux RND transporter permease subunit, with translation MNFSALFIRRPVATTLLTIAVALAGVLAFLNLPVASLPEVDFPTISVSAEIPGASAETMAATVATPLERALGRIAGITEMTSESGMGSTQITLQFDLSRDINGAARDVQAAINAAGNLLPSNLPSLPSYRRDNPADSPIIVLTLTSDSLDIGQIYDVAATVLAQKISQTPGIGGVDIRGSSLPAVRVELNPHALSQYGIGLEDVRNTIVQSNITRPKGEMEHAGRRWQIQANDQARKAADYAALIVSYRGGAPVTLADLGKVEDSVENLSNTGVKDGKPAVLLVVKKQPQANVIEAVDRIKTMVPELRASIPSAIDLQVASDRSLTIRASLAEVEHTMLFAVILVILVVLLFLRNLRSTLIPIIAVPVSLLGACSVMYLCDYSLNNLSLMALTIATGFVVDDAIVVLENASRHIEKGTAPFKAALLAAKEVGFTVLAMNVALIAVFLPILLMGGLVGRLFREFAVTLSAAVLVSLLVSLTVTPMLCARWLGKESPRHGRLYRGIERGFVGLQRFYSLSLSWALRHTRIMLAVFVATLGLNVYLYKVIDKGFFPTQDGGRLMGVVQADQGVSFWAMQDKFFEFAKLIRQDPAVTNVNGFFSSQRSLNNAIVFIDLKDHGQRDSIDSIMRRFRSQFGRIPGATLQVFPAQELRIGGRSSPSLFQFSLQSDDLDLLREWTPKVQSALSELPELNDVSSNQQEKGEQIGLVVDRELAARYGVNPALIDASLNDAFGQRQVSVIYEPLNQYRVVMELAPEYWQSPEALKHLYVSVPGQTPANGKAVRPRQVPVASLASFAPSNTPLTVSHQGQFAATTLSFNLQPGVSLSAATQAVKKAMQVIGVPDAIQGSFQGAAKFFQQSLDNQPWLILAALLSIYLVLGVLYESLMHPLTILSTLPSAGVGALLTLMASGTEFSIIALVGVILLIGIVMKNAIMMIDFALLAEREHHLDSGAAIFEACMLRFRPIMMTSMAALFGALPLALGSGYGAELRQPLGITIIGGLIFSQLLTLYTTPVVYLYLDRLRFGFLARFFNRPAEKAGEPA, from the coding sequence ATGAATTTTTCGGCCCTCTTCATTCGCCGGCCGGTCGCGACCACGCTGCTGACTATCGCGGTCGCCCTGGCCGGCGTGTTGGCGTTTCTGAATCTGCCGGTCGCGTCCTTGCCGGAAGTGGATTTCCCGACGATCAGCGTCAGCGCCGAAATACCCGGCGCCAGCGCCGAAACGATGGCCGCGACGGTCGCGACGCCGCTGGAGCGGGCGCTCGGAAGGATCGCCGGCATCACCGAGATGACCTCCGAAAGCGGCATGGGCAGCACCCAGATCACCCTGCAATTCGACCTGAGCCGCGATATCAACGGTGCGGCACGCGACGTGCAGGCCGCGATCAACGCGGCCGGCAACCTGCTGCCGAGCAACCTGCCGAGCCTGCCAAGCTATCGCCGCGACAATCCGGCAGACTCTCCGATCATCGTGCTGACGCTGACCTCCGACAGCCTGGATATTGGCCAGATCTACGATGTGGCGGCAACGGTGCTGGCGCAAAAAATCTCGCAAACTCCGGGAATCGGCGGCGTGGACATACGCGGGTCATCGTTGCCGGCGGTGCGCGTCGAACTGAATCCCCATGCGCTGAGCCAATACGGCATCGGCCTGGAGGATGTCAGGAACACCATCGTTCAAAGCAATATAACCCGGCCAAAAGGGGAGATGGAACATGCGGGCCGGCGCTGGCAGATTCAGGCCAACGATCAGGCGCGCAAGGCGGCCGATTACGCGGCGCTGATCGTCAGTTACCGGGGCGGCGCGCCTGTCACCCTCGCCGACCTCGGCAAGGTCGAGGATTCGGTCGAGAATCTCAGCAACACCGGCGTCAAGGACGGCAAGCCGGCCGTGCTGCTGGTGGTCAAAAAACAGCCCCAGGCCAACGTGATCGAAGCCGTCGACCGGATAAAAACAATGGTACCGGAGTTGCGGGCGTCTATCCCGAGCGCGATCGACCTGCAAGTCGCCTCCGACCGATCGCTGACGATCCGGGCTTCGCTAGCCGAAGTGGAACACACGATGCTATTTGCAGTCATTCTGGTGATTTTGGTCGTGTTATTGTTTTTACGCAATTTACGCTCGACCTTGATACCGATCATCGCAGTACCCGTGTCGCTGCTTGGCGCCTGCTCGGTGATGTATTTATGCGATTACAGCCTGAATAACCTGTCGCTGATGGCGCTGACGATAGCGACCGGCTTCGTGGTCGACGATGCGATCGTGGTGCTGGAGAATGCCAGCCGCCACATCGAGAAGGGCACGGCGCCGTTCAAGGCGGCGCTGTTGGCCGCCAAGGAAGTCGGTTTTACCGTGCTCGCGATGAATGTCGCTTTGATCGCTGTGTTCCTGCCGATATTGCTGATGGGCGGCCTGGTCGGCCGCCTGTTCAGGGAGTTCGCGGTGACCTTGTCGGCCGCGGTGCTGGTCTCCCTGCTGGTTTCCTTGACCGTGACGCCGATGCTGTGCGCCCGCTGGCTCGGCAAGGAAAGCCCGCGCCACGGCCGCCTCTATCGGGGCATCGAACGCGGCTTCGTCGGCCTCCAACGTTTTTACAGCCTCAGTTTAAGTTGGGCACTGCGCCATACCAGAATAATGCTCGCGGTATTCGTCGCCACCCTGGGGCTGAACGTATATTTGTATAAGGTCATCGACAAGGGCTTTTTCCCTACCCAGGACGGCGGCCGGCTGATGGGCGTCGTGCAGGCCGATCAGGGCGTTTCGTTCTGGGCCATGCAGGACAAGTTTTTCGAGTTCGCGAAGCTGATACGCCAGGATCCGGCCGTCACCAACGTCAACGGCTTTTTCAGCAGCCAGCGCAGCCTGAATAACGCGATCGTGTTCATCGATCTGAAGGATCACGGCCAGCGCGATTCGATCGACAGCATCATGCGCCGCTTCCGATCCCAATTCGGCCGGATTCCGGGCGCCACTTTGCAGGTTTTTCCGGCGCAGGAATTGCGTATCGGCGGGCGCTCGTCCCCGTCGCTGTTTCAGTTCAGTCTGCAGTCCGACGATCTGGATTTATTGCGCGAATGGACGCCGAAGGTGCAGAGCGCCCTGTCCGAATTGCCCGAGCTGAACGATGTCAGCAGCAACCAGCAGGAAAAGGGCGAGCAGATCGGCCTGGTGGTCGACCGCGAGCTGGCGGCCCGTTACGGGGTCAATCCGGCGCTGATCGATGCCAGCCTGAACGATGCCTTCGGCCAGCGCCAGGTATCGGTGATTTACGAGCCGCTCAATCAATACCGGGTGGTGATGGAACTGGCGCCGGAATACTGGCAGAGCCCGGAGGCGCTGAAACACCTGTATGTCAGCGTGCCGGGGCAAACGCCGGCGAACGGCAAGGCAGTAAGGCCCCGGCAGGTGCCCGTAGCGAGCCTCGCCAGCTTCGCGCCGAGCAATACGCCGTTGACGGTCAGCCATCAGGGCCAGTTTGCCGCGACCACCTTGTCTTTCAATCTGCAACCCGGCGTCTCGTTGTCCGCCGCGACGCAGGCCGTAAAGAAAGCCATGCAAGTGATCGGAGTGCCCGATGCGATTCAAGGCAGCTTTCAAGGCGCGGCCAAATTTTTTCAGCAATCGCTGGACAACCAGCCCTGGCTGATCCTGGCGGCCTTGTTGAGCATCTACCTGGTGCTCGGCGTGCTTTACGAAAGCCTGATGCATCCCTTGACGATCCTGTCCACCCTGCCCTCGGCCGGCGTCGGCGCGCTGTTGACCTTGATGGCCAGCGGCACCGAATTCAGCATCATCGCGCTGGTTGGCGTGATCCTCTTGATTGGCATCGTGATGAAAAACGCGATCATGATGATCGATTTTGCCTTGCTGGCCGAGCGCGAACACCACCTGGATTCCGGCGCCGCGATTTTCGAGGCCTGCATGCTGCGTTTCAGGCCGATCATGATGACCTCGATGGCCGCGCTTTTCGGTGCACTGCCGTTGGCGCTGGGCAGCGGCTACGGCGCCGAGCTGCGTCAGCCGCTCGGCATCACCATCATCGGCGGCCTGATCTTCAGTCAGTTGCTGACCCTCTATACCACGCCGGTGGTCTATCTGTACCTCGACCGCCTCCGCTTCGGTTTCCTCGCCCGATTTTTTAACCGTCCCGCCGAGAAAGCGGGAGAACCCGCTTGA